One region of Mytilus trossulus isolate FHL-02 unplaced genomic scaffold, PNRI_Mtr1.1.1.hap1 h1tg001306l__unscaffolded, whole genome shotgun sequence genomic DNA includes:
- the LOC134704205 gene encoding NADH-ubiquinone oxidoreductase chain 6-like, which yields MRVIVICVILMAVFSIVLIAKQPISLGLVLLRGSIIACVEVALEVRRLLGFLLFLTYVRGVIVLFLYVLRIYPNEVYRFNLEFMVLVRRCCARAVLMGLMNYEYREISGSLFLSFMAERSGLRLYILIAGVLLFVILVVSYLCIKTMVPLRRVK from the coding sequence atgagaGTTATAGTCATATGTGTAATTTTGATGGCTGTGTTTTCGATTGTCTTAATTGCCAAGCAACCTATTTCTTTAGGGCTAGTGCTATTGAGGGGGTCTATAATTGCATGTGTGGAGGTTGCACTGGAGGTTAGAAGGTTGTTAGGGTTCTTATTGTTCCTAACTTACGTTAGGGGTGTAATAGTCCTGTTCTTGTATGTTTTAAGGATCTACCCCAATGAAGTGTATCGTTTTAATCTAGAGTTTATGGTTCTCGTCAGAAGGTGTTGTGCCAGAGCGGTCCTTATGGGTCTTATGAATTACGAGTACAGAGAAATTAGCGGGTCTTTGTTTCTAAGTTTCATGGCTGAAAGAAGCGGGTTAAGGTTATATATCCTAATAGCTGGTGTGTTACTGTTTGTAATATTAGTGGTGTCGTATTTGTGCATAAAAACCATGGTGCCTTTACGAAGAGTAAAATAA